CATGGTCGAAGCGATCGTGATTTGATTCCCCAATTTCGCGAACTGCCCCTTTCCGGGGCCGCCCATGTAATTGACCTTCCCCATCACGGAGAACAGGGGCTCCAGCCTGCGGACCGTCGCCGGGTCGCCACCCGCGAAGATCGCGAGGGCAGCGTTGCGAGCACCGCGGTCGCCGCCCGACACGGGGGCGTCGACGGCGTGGCAGCCcttggaggaggcggcggcggagatctCCTCGGCGAGGGAGGGGTCGGAGGTGGTCATGTCCACGAGGACGCCGCCGGGGCGGAGGGAAGCGAGGGCGCCGGAGGAGGGGTCCAGGAGGACGGAGCGGACGTCGGAGGGGTACCCGACGATGGAGAAGACGACGTCGGAGAGGGCGGCGAGGGAGCGTGGGGAGTCGGCGAGGCGCGCGCCCATGTCGAGGAGGGGCTGGGCCTTGGAGACGGTGCGGTTGAAGACGGTGACGGCGTAGCCGGCGCCGATGAGGTGGCCGCACATGGAGCGGCCCATGACGCCGGTGCCGATCCAGCCCACCCGCGTGTTAGAGGGGGCGATGGGGTCGGAGGccgcggccgcggcggcggacGACATGgcgcggcggaggaggagggaggagagggcgAGCGGAGGAGTCTAGTGAGTGGCAGTGACGGGGGAGGACCACCTGgcgaaaaattacaaaatggaTATTGCTATTTTTTTCGACATAATGGCATAATGCATCGGCctattaaaattataaatgtTTTCTTATTAATTACAAATAACCAAAGTCAAGACACTCGCAAATTTGCTCGTTTGTTTTTGTCTGTTTTTGTCGGCCGATGATGACATTTTCACATATTTCATGTTTCTTTGCGAAGGCAAATGGAAAAATGCTCGAGCGCGACATGCTCGAGACAAGAAATGCCGACCAAACTTCTACTAAGCATCTTAGGCTCGACTCGATTGTCCACTCGAAATCGATTCCCCCGATTTTGAGCTGTCGAGCGGAGCTTGAGATGACTTATGCTCTCGGTCGATAGAAGCAAGAGCTTTATCAAGTACTCGACAGAGACATTTGATACTTGCGATGTTCGATCAAATACAACAACATGCGAATCGAGAGTTTGAACTTGGCCATATATAATCTCTGGTTCTATCTACGTCTGAATAAAAAAGCATGAAACTTGACCTTGAATTGCTATGAGAGATTAGCTCAACTACAATAGTCACGAAATATGACCCTGATATAAGGTCATTATTTGCACAATGAGACTTCCTGGTGTCGGATTTTCGCAAGGCATAACTctgatttttcattatattccTCACTTGTTTTAGTTGCAATGTCTTCCGACGTTCTTGTTTGATTTCTTTCCAGCCATCCAGAGGACATACATGGATTGTTCCAATTCGAATGCTATAGGAAGCACGAAATAATACAACCGAAACTTCATACACCTGGTAAAACACTCATCCGGAGCTGGAATGACCCGGCTTGCTATAGGTCCAAAATGACCGTGAGCTGAGCACATTGAGCAAGAGCAATGCAAATCGAATGATCTCAAACTACTGAAAAAATTTTACCTGCGAAAACAACTACTATTGAGCTGAGGCGCCATTTAAAATGATGATCGGGTTCCTAGTCGCTTTTGACAGAATCAcgttttttccaaaactatgaCCGACGATTGGGGACAAGAGTGGCAATTGCTAAGATGACCCAAGCATCAACAATGACGAACAAAACTATGTTCCAGATCAGTAGAACTCTCGGTAGGTAAACCCAGTGGTAACAGAGAAAAATTACACTCCAAGACTTAAACAGCCAGACATGAAATGACTTAAGGCAAACCAAAGACAAACTTCATGAAATAAAACTCAAGGTATGAGAATATTAAATTTCTTCCACAATAAGAGAAGCGACATCTAGATTACTCAAGACATGCAGAAGCAAGACCAGCAGAACCTTAGAAGATTATCATATAGCACATGGCCTCAACTCGTTCTATCGGGACAACATTAAACCATTAAGAACATGCTCAGATGCGTGCCAATCAGTAGCATCACAATATCCAGacggcaagaaaagaaaagtaaaatgagGGGGGTAAATAAGATCTCGCAGAACCTCAACATCCCACTATCACCCTCCTCAGCAACTACGACCTACTTAAACATAGCATGATATATAAAGACAAAGAACGTGCAACGCAATACATCCcacttcaaaaagaaaatccaaagggAATACTGCTAAATATGACGCAACCTCGAGGCCTAGTCCACTTTTTTCCAAAGATAGCTGAATATGATTTGCCTTAAGAAATTAGAATCCATAACAATTCAACCTACTCATTTCTACTTAAACACATGAGGGAGGCACCATCACAGGCGAAACATCAAACGAGAAGAGCACAATACGAATATCCCATCAAGCCTGAAACCACATAACAGTGCCAACTGCTACATTCATCCATAATATAAATGATAAGCCTGTTGGACTTATGTTTGCATTAACTCCTTCCCAAATCAATATTTCCCCCAATCAAGTGGAGGCACAATCATAGGttaacataaaaaagaagaaca
This genomic stretch from Eucalyptus grandis isolate ANBG69807.140 chromosome 3, ASM1654582v1, whole genome shotgun sequence harbors:
- the LOC104436564 gene encoding probable 3-hydroxyisobutyrate dehydrogenase-like 1, mitochondrial codes for the protein MSSAAAAAASDPIAPSNTRVGWIGTGVMGRSMCGHLIGAGYAVTVFNRTVSKAQPLLDMGARLADSPRSLAALSDVVFSIVGYPSDVRSVLLDPSSGALASLRPGGVLVDMTTSDPSLAEEISAAASSKGCHAVDAPVSGGDRGARNAALAIFAGGDPATVRRLEPLFSVMGKVNYMGGPGKGQFAKLGNQITIASTMVGLVEGMVYAYKAGLDVGMFVSAISTGAAGSKSLDSHGNRILQRDFEARFYVNHFAKDLGICLKECERMGLALPGLALAQQLYLSLKAHGEGNLGIQALILALERLNNVKLENTGSSNV